A stretch of Streptomyces vietnamensis DNA encodes these proteins:
- a CDS encoding PadR family transcriptional regulator: MSRRSGILEFAVLGLLREAPMHGYELRKRLNTSLGVFRAFSYGTLYPCLKTLVANGWLIEEPGSAPEEALAASLAGRRAKIVYRLTPAGKEHFEELLSHTGPDAWEDEHFAARFAFFGQTEREVRMRVLEGRRSRLEERLEKMRASLARTRERLDDYTLELQRHGMESVEREVRWLNELIESERAGRDQRSGSDAPAPHDNDSGETGGLPRHGGSTRPDPSDDTIK; this comes from the coding sequence ATGAGCAGACGCTCCGGCATCCTCGAGTTCGCCGTCCTCGGCCTGCTGCGCGAGGCCCCCATGCACGGGTACGAGCTGCGGAAGCGCCTCAACACCTCGCTGGGCGTCTTCCGGGCCTTCAGCTACGGGACTCTGTATCCCTGCCTCAAGACGCTGGTCGCCAACGGCTGGTTGATCGAGGAGCCGGGCAGCGCCCCCGAGGAGGCCCTCGCCGCTTCACTCGCAGGACGCCGGGCCAAGATCGTCTACCGGTTGACCCCGGCAGGTAAGGAGCACTTCGAGGAGCTCCTCTCCCACACCGGCCCGGACGCCTGGGAGGACGAGCACTTCGCGGCGCGCTTCGCCTTCTTCGGGCAGACCGAGCGCGAGGTGCGGATGCGCGTGCTCGAGGGCCGCCGCAGCCGGCTCGAGGAGCGCCTGGAGAAGATGCGCGCCTCCCTGGCCCGGACCCGCGAGCGCCTGGACGACTACACGCTTGAGCTGCAGCGCCACGGCATGGAGTCCGTGGAGCGCGAGGTGCGCTGGCTGAACGAGCTCATCGAGAGCGAGCGGGCAGGACGGGATCAGCGATCCGGCTCCGACGCCCCCGCTCCGCACGACAACGATTCTGGAGAAACGGGCGGCCTGCCCCGGCACGGGGGCAGTACCCGGCCGGATCCGTCCGACGACACCATCAAGTGA